The stretch of DNA GATTTTCCACGCGCTGCGAGTAGATCCAGTACAGGCCCAGGAGCAGCGCGCCGATCAGGACCAGGCCCACCGCCGTGCTCTCCAGGATCAGGCCGCTGCCTATCGTCGACATGCCCAGCATGAAGAGCGAAGCGCCCAGGCCCGTCAGGACAAAGCCGGTCCAGTCCAGCTTGCCAGGGTGATCTTCGTGGCTGTTCTCGATGTAGCGGTTGGTGAGGTAGATGCCCAGGATACCGATGGGCACGTTGATGAAGAACATCAGGCGCCAGTTCAGATAGGTGGTGATGAAGCCTCCCAGGAGCGGCCCCAGCACCGGTCCGGCCTGGGCCGGGATGGTCAGATAGGTGACGGCCCGGATGAACTCCGACTTGGGTACGGCGCGAAACATCAGGATGCGGCCCACGGGCACCATCATCGCGCCGCCCACGCCCTGGATGAAGCGGGCCAGCACCAGCGTGGTCAGCGAGGTGGCCGCCGCGCACAACAGCGATCCCACGACGAAGGTTGCGATGGCGGTGCGAAAGACCGTACGCGCGCCGAAGCGGTCGGCCACCCAGCCGCAGATGGGGATGAAGACGCCCAGACCCACGACGTAGCTGGTGACGGCTAGCTTGAGCGTGATCGGGTTGTGCCCCAGGTCGCGCGCCAGCACGGGAATGGCGGTGACCAAGATGGTCGAATCCACATTCTCCATGAGCAGCGCGCAGGCAACAATGAGCGGCACGATGAGCGGGCCGAAGCGGGAGGATGTCAAAGGCATGGCGGATTGCGGCAGGAGGTGCCGGGGCATTATGACATTGAAGGCTGAAAGGAAACCGAAGATCGCTTCGAGTATTCTTGCCCGAGCGCGGCCGGCCAGGCCGGCCGCGAACGCAGGCAAAGGAGCAAAGGAATGGATTCGCATTTTTGGCTGGAGCGCTGGCGCCAGGGGCAGACCGGGTTCCACATGAAAAAGACCACGCCCCTGCTGGCCAAGTATTG from Bordetella sp. FB-8 encodes:
- a CDS encoding MFS transporter, coding for MPLTSSRFGPLIVPLIVACALLMENVDSTILVTAIPVLARDLGHNPITLKLAVTSYVVGLGVFIPICGWVADRFGARTVFRTAIATFVVGSLLCAAATSLTTLVLARFIQGVGGAMMVPVGRILMFRAVPKSEFIRAVTYLTIPAQAGPVLGPLLGGFITTYLNWRLMFFINVPIGILGIYLTNRYIENSHEDHPGKLDWTGFVLTGLGASLFMLGMSTIGSGLILESTAVGLVLIGALLLGLYWIYSQRVENPLLDLSFLRIPTFNCSVLGGSLFRIGLGALPFLLPLLLQDGLGMTAFEGGIITCCSAIGSFCTKTVAIKILKRWGFRNVLIVNAVLCGMAVALCGVLHPGMSWLTIWFIVTLGGIFPALQFTSLNSLAYADIETRDVGRSTSVASVIQQMSLGLGVTIAGMLLHLSQSLNGHAQLAWTDFWPAFLIVGMFSVASIAITRRMPIDGGSSVAGASATAGGH